A stretch of the Chelonoidis abingdonii isolate Lonesome George chromosome 11, CheloAbing_2.0, whole genome shotgun sequence genome encodes the following:
- the CNN2 gene encoding calponin-2, with protein sequence MSTTQFNKGPSYGLSAEVKSRLAQKYDPQKEAELRIWIESITGKEIGPDFQLGLKDGVILCELMNKLQPGSVRKINRSAQAWHQLENLSNFIKAMVQYGMNPVDLFEANDLFESGNMTQVQVCLLALAGMAKTKGIQSDVDIGVKYSEKQQRNFDDAKMKAGQCVIGLQMGTNKCASQSGMTAYGTRRHLYDPKNQILAPMDHSTISLQMGTNKCASQVGMTAPGTRRHIYDTKMGTEKCDNTSMSLQMGSNQGANQSGQIFGLGRQIYDPKYCPQGNAGDVANAVYDQSTDPPEYHYYREEEGY encoded by the exons ATGAGCACCACGCAGTTCAACAAGGGCCCGTCCTACGGCTTGTCCGCGGAGGTCAAGAGCAGG ctTGCCCAGAAGTATGATCCCCAGAAGGAGGCTGAACTGAGGATATGGATCGAGAGCATCACCGGGAAGGAGATTGGCCCTGATTTCCAGCTGGGGCTGAAGGATGGAGTGATCCTCTGCGA GCTCATGAACAAGCTGCAGCCAGGCTCAGTGAGGAAGATCAACCGCTCGGCTCAGGCCTGGCACCAG CTGGAGAACCTCTCCAACTTCATAAAGGCCATGGTTCAGTACGGCATGAACCCCGTTGACCTCTTTGAAGCCAATGACCTCTTCGAGAGCGGGAACATGACCCAGGTGCAGGTGTGCCTGCTGGCTCTGGCAGGCATG GCAAAGACCAAAGGGATACAAAGTGACGTGGACATCGGGGTGAAATACTCAGAGAAACAACAGAGGAACTTTGACGATGCAAAAATGAAGGCCGGCCAGTGTGTCATCGGGCTTCAG ATGGGCACAAACAAGTGTGCAAGCCAGTCTGGCATGACGGCCTATGGCACCAGGAGACACCTCTATGATCCCAAAAACCAGATCCTGGCCCCTATGGACCATTCCACCATCAGCCTTCAGATGGGCACCAACAAGTGCGCTAGCCAG GTGGGCATGACGGCTCCTGGCACGAGGAGACATATCTACGACACCAAAATGGGCACCGAGAAGTGCGACAACACCTCCATGTCCCTCCAGATGGGCTCCAACCAGGGAGCCAATCAGAGCGGTCAGATCTTTGGCCTGGGCCGACAGATCTACGATCCCAAGTACTGTCCCCAGGGCAACGCCGGTGACGTGGCCAATGCAGTGTACGACCAGAGCACGGACCCACCGGAGTACCACTACTACCGAGAAGAAGAGGGCTACTGA